The Oculatellaceae cyanobacterium region TTGGTAAACTTACCAATCTCAGGCGATTAGAACTGATGGGTTCTAGAAGCAGCCTTGCTGGTTTAGAAAAATTGCCTGATACCATCGGACAGCTTACTTCTCTAGAAGAGCTTGTGATTAATGATACAGCTATCAGGTCATTGCCTGAAACTGTCGCCAATCTTAGTAATTTAACTTATTTAAAAATTACCAGCAATCGAGAATTACATCAGCTACCAGATAGTATTGGTAAATTAAAAGGATTAACACATCTCATGCTTGAGAATGGATATTTAAGTTCTTTACCAGAAAGTATTGGCGAATTACAAAATCTGAAAGATTTAAATATTAAAAACAATTTTTTACAATCTTTGCCTGAAAGTATTGGAAATCTAAGTCAGTTGTTGAATTTAGAACTGACGAATAATCAATTAACTCAATTACCCGAAAGTATTGGAAATCTCACAAAGCTAGAAAATTTAGAGATAATTAATAATCAATTAACCCAATTGCCGGAAAGTATTGGGAATTTATCTGGGCTTAAATATGATATCTGCGTTTATGCAAATCCTATAAATTCACTTCCTCTAGAGTCATTTCTTCTAAGTATCTCTAAATTACCAGTGAAAGTATTAAGGGGCTAATGTAAGCAGGATGAATATCAATTAATTACTGATTTAAGTGTTGCAATATATCGCTATTAATCTCGCAACGCAGGCAATAAGTATCCGCTTAATCCCAGTAGTAATAATAATACGGAAGTAATCACATATAAAAGTGCGATACCTGCACCAGCACCAGTACCAAATAATCCCCCGAAAATAGGTGTTAAAATACCTCCAGGCATCATTGCAGGTGCAAAAATGCGATCTGCTAAAACTCCAGCTATTAAATAAGCGATCGCAGATGTAACTAAAGTTACTACACTACGGGTGGCAAAAACACGCCCTTGAATCTCAGGTTTAACTTTATTTAACCAAATAGCATCGTTGCAACATCCCATTAACGGAAAATTTAGAGATGAACAAAATTGTGCTGAAATCCAAACTACAGGTGTTTGAGCTAAACCAAATATAATTTTACAAAACCCTGCGCCAACCATCCCTGCTAACATTCCATTGATTTTGCGTTTGGGGCCACCCCAAGTAGTTAAGATTAATGCACCGACAACACCCCCTACTCCCGCAGCAGATAAGATACTGCCTAAAACTGCTGCATTATTAGCAGTGCGAGCAAAAATCATCGGTTTGTAGATAGCTGCACCGAGATCGTGAGCCAAGGAGAATAAGGAAAAATACACTAAGAGGGCAAGTAAGCTGGAATTTTTAAAGATGTAGCGAAAACCAAAAATAGCTTCCTGCCAGATGCTTGGCTGAATTTGATCAGTGGATTTTCTCTCACTATCAGCGCGTTGGGGAAAACGCACCAATAACATTGTGCTAATTGCGATCGCAAATGTGGTCAAATCTATGACCAAAATACCTAGTAATCCAATGATGTAGTAAAGGCTACCTGCTAATGCTGGAGCAATAATATTAGAACCGTAATGCAATAGTGATTGCAAGCTACTAGAACGGGTGTAGTGTTCTTTAGGTACGAGGAGTGATATTGATGCTGAGTATGCCAGAGTTTGAATTTGACCGAAAGTGCCGTTAATTCCCGCAATTACATATAAATGCCAGATTTGCAAATGACCTGTGAGATACAGTAGCAAAATAGCGATACTAGAAAAACCTGCAACTGTATCACATAGCATCAATAATAACTTGCGATTCCAGCGATCTATTATTACTCCTGCAAAAGGGACAATGAATAAACTTGGAAGTTGGGAAAAGAAACCTACTAAAGCTAAAGCAGTTGCTTGATGTGTAATTTCCCACGCCCACAGGCTGAGGGCAAAATTGGTCATATAGCTACCAATGGTCGAAACCATCTGACCTAGCCAGATGATCGTAAAAGTACGCATACTGGTTGGGTGGGTTTCTTGTGTCATTAGTAGGATTGTTTGAGCGCGATCGCTTGTAGAGAC contains the following coding sequences:
- a CDS encoding MFS transporter, whose protein sequence is MTQETHPTSMRTFTIIWLGQMVSTIGSYMTNFALSLWAWEITHQATALALVGFFSQLPSLFIVPFAGVIIDRWNRKLLLMLCDTVAGFSSIAILLLYLTGHLQIWHLYVIAGINGTFGQIQTLAYSASISLLVPKEHYTRSSSLQSLLHYGSNIIAPALAGSLYYIIGLLGILVIDLTTFAIAISTMLLVRFPQRADSERKSTDQIQPSIWQEAIFGFRYIFKNSSLLALLVYFSLFSLAHDLGAAIYKPMIFARTANNAAVLGSILSAAGVGGVVGALILTTWGGPKRKINGMLAGMVGAGFCKIIFGLAQTPVVWISAQFCSSLNFPLMGCCNDAIWLNKVKPEIQGRVFATRSVVTLVTSAIAYLIAGVLADRIFAPAMMPGGILTPIFGGLFGTGAGAGIALLYVITSVLLLLLGLSGYLLPALRD